The following proteins come from a genomic window of Halorussus halophilus:
- the tbsP gene encoding transcriptional regulator TbsP, whose translation MDTESNLLDQDIADILRTVVDDAPDAMLVVNPSKDTIEELINVATDYEGDLPTVRMLAQEGTLKDVMEDFIVASNAADLIDAGELSLRTTDEVPSNSLLVTDEVVIALVTADDHVGGLTTDDETFVGDAYDSYEAQWEDASQFSLRTPPLSRVRETLGDEISPDAQEDFDEVLSSMETARGDGDGLDEVTISLLVAAKNEALLYDISKWGEDVGIASKATFSRTKTKLEDMGLIGTEKVPIDVGRPRLRLKLANDDLRSADTDQIAGVAQSMLN comes from the coding sequence ATGGACACGGAATCGAACCTGCTCGACCAAGACATCGCGGACATCCTTCGAACCGTCGTCGACGACGCGCCCGACGCAATGCTCGTCGTCAACCCGTCGAAGGACACCATCGAAGAACTGATCAACGTCGCTACGGACTACGAGGGTGACCTCCCGACCGTGCGCATGCTCGCACAGGAAGGTACTCTCAAGGACGTGATGGAGGACTTCATCGTCGCCAGTAACGCGGCGGACCTCATCGACGCGGGCGAACTCTCGCTCCGTACGACCGACGAAGTGCCGAGTAACTCCCTGCTCGTCACGGACGAGGTCGTCATCGCGCTCGTCACCGCCGACGACCACGTCGGGGGCCTGACCACCGACGACGAGACGTTCGTCGGCGACGCGTACGACTCCTACGAGGCACAGTGGGAAGACGCGAGCCAGTTCTCGCTGCGCACGCCGCCGCTCTCGCGCGTTCGAGAGACGCTCGGCGACGAAATCAGCCCCGACGCACAGGAAGACTTCGACGAGGTGCTGTCCTCGATGGAGACCGCCCGTGGAGACGGCGACGGTCTGGACGAAGTCACCATCAGCCTGCTCGTCGCGGCGAAGAACGAAGCGCTGCTGTACGACATCAGCAAGTGGGGCGAGGATGTCGGTATCGCCAGCAAGGCGACGTTCTCCCGCACGAAGACGAAGCTCGAAGACATGGGCCTCATCGGCACCGAGAAGGTCCCCATCGACGTCGGCCGTCCGCGCCTGCGCCTGAAGTTGGCTAACGACGACCTTCGCAGTGCGGACACGGACCAGATCGCTGGGGTCGCCCAGAGCATGCTGAACTAA